Proteins from a single region of Styela clava chromosome 1, kaStyClav1.hap1.2, whole genome shotgun sequence:
- the LOC120348477 gene encoding uncharacterized protein LOC120348477, whose amino-acid sequence MVKLSTAYQWISILFIVCNLKTSICLWNIWENPIEIKSPDIYSPKTASDDCPSNLNVPTISCSTGNVTDFYVNANDTMENISVQYLLQTANSLPDEEFTVEFEECEYKIEACTDKENRSVTKVNKESGQMRGNSTITPSLCAEFTFSRDEQNYTFSNRNCTVGGLPLWTTLRSYLELLSDNTAFRGLFVSCGTNDVKCRIQGKFATCKDIDYSTDSLFVCHNTVTEKNVPDTSMPLLSTTRMSSENVFVATPRDTTANRQIGVTTSTFFKTESTKRDVTTNLDITTTIPLATDASMTSTDKENTRIPIITNSGKGDIERILVMSHRNDSDLTSKTLIIEESMKSLVISASSVKTFARSGVEIVVLPNLSTTKGSNKSVAKLSKSEVHTIGQAQQVKIADVSVAQLNTPLSAYNTLLPVPPASTGPKKTTSFLSDGSPLLSITAYEPTNHNKLNIDVIFSINVSEDSLTQPEFHDPKKILEQVHYECVFYNITTQKMSKQGCQLVQYNIGSKITCECNHTTMFAALMSLTIVEIPNGVKVCSYITQTISVLALLVVCIIIHRVRKHLRGDRATVQICLSASLLCLHLMSLFHDIAIQNDIACEFVAVLTHYFLLSSGMWMLMEGITISFKTTNYVLRYSEFGRHIEIGRHLLSWGLPAVIVLISAGVGFMNEKYMDPNPTYNEYKTRNKLSTNIVRKYNSCWLQTTALMGSVIIPISAILLINILIVIRMTCIICRMTSATDNLRPSGESQGRERTPDSKVEESSIRSSLKFYALFLPVLGVPWVTGYLVGVENRTASTMFMYVNVLLNGLQGVFLFIIYCFVTSETRDAIVRYWNRRMNSLQVLRFPQSYSPSCNRKFSRSLSTGETWIRTKSLGQKTPSPTKESSTVEPSSLYSKQESNV is encoded by the exons ATGGTGAAGCTATCAACTGCTTATCAATGGATTTCAATACTTTTCAtag TTTGCAATTTAAAGACATCCATATGTCTTTGGAACATTTGGGAAAACCCGATTGAAATTAAATCACCAGACATCTACTCACCAAAAACAG CCTCAGATGATTGCCCGAGCAATCTAAATGTTCCAACAATCAGTTGCAGTACAGGCAATGTAACGG ATTTTTACGTTAACGCAAACGATACAATGGAGAATATTTCGGTGCAATATTTGCTTCAAACTGCAAATTCCCTTCCAGATGAAGAATTTACAGTGGAGTTTGAAG aATGTGAGTACAAAATTGAAGCCTGCACAGATAAAGAAAACAGAAGTGTCACAAAGGTAAACAAAGAATCAGGACAGATGCGAGGAAATTCGACCATTACTCCCAGCTTGTGTGCAG AATTCACGTTTTCCCGAGACGAACAGAATTACACATTTTCTAATAGAAATTGTACTGTTGGCGGGTTACCGTTATGGACTACGCTGAGAAGTTATTTGGAATTACTGTCTGACAACACGGCGTTTCGGGGTCTATTTG TATCATGCGGAACAAATGATGTGAAATGCAGAATACAAGGGAAGTTTGCAACTTGCAAGGACATAGATTATTCAACGGATTCTCTATTTGTTTGTCATAATACGG taactGAGAAAAATGTACCTGATACCAGCATGCCTCTCCTCTCCACGACGAGAATGAGCTCGGAGAATGTTTTTGTCGCAACTCCCCGTGATACTACTGCAAATAGACAGATTGGTGTCACCACTTCGACCTTTTTCAAAACTGAAAGCACAAAAAGGGACGTCACGACAAATCTGGACATCACAACGACGATCCCGCTTGCTACGGATGCGTCAATGACTTCTACCGACAAGGAGAACACTCGGATTCCTATAATTACGAATAGCGGAAAAG GAGACATCGAGCGAATTCTGGTAATGTCTCACCGAAATGACAGCGACCTTACCTCAAAAACATTAATTATAGAGGAATCGATGAAATCTTTGGTTATATCAGCTTCATCGGTTAAAACTTTTGCACGGAGTGGCGTTGAAATTGTGGTTTTACCAAATCTCTCCACAACGAAAGGTAGTAATAAA AGTGTTGCAAAGCTCAGCAAAAGCGAAGTACATACAATTGGACAAGCTCAACAAGTTAAAATAGCAGACGTTTCAGTTGCTCAGCTGAATACCCCACTATCGGCATACAACACTTTACTACCTGTGCCACCGGCAAGTACCGGCCCGAAGAAGACGACATCGTTTCTTTCAGACGGAAGCCCGCTCTTGTCGATTACGGCGTACGAACCAACCAATCACAATAAACTTAATATTGACGTCATATTTTCTATCAATGTGTCAGAAGACAGTTTAACGCAGCCGGAGTTTCATGATCCCAAAAAAATTTTAGAGCAAGTCCATTATGAATGCGTTTTCTACAATATCACAACTCAGAAAATGTCGAAGCAAGGATGTCAGCTTGTGCAGTACAACATAGGATCGAAAATCACTTGTGAGTGCAATCACACAACAATGTTCGCAGCTCTAATGTCGCTAACTATAGTTGAAATCCCTAATGGTGTGAAG gTTTGTTCGTACATAACCCAAACGATTTCGGTGCTTGCACTGTTGGTTGTTTGCATTATAATACATAGGGTTCGTAAGCATCTTCGAGGAGACAGAGCAACTGTACAAATTTGTTTATCAGCATCACTTCTTTGTTTACATCTTATGAGTCTATTTCATGATATTGCAATTCAAAACGACATAGCCTGTGAATTCGTGGCTGTATTAACACATTATTTTTTGCTCTCCTCCG GAATGTGGATGTTGATGGAAGGTATAACGATCTCATTTAAGACTACAAATTACGTTCTGCGCTATAGTGAATTTGGACGGCATATCGAGATTGGTAGACATCTTCTCAGTTGGGGGCTTCCGGCCGTTATTGTTCTAATTTCAGCCGGAGTTGGATTTATGAACGAAAAGTATATGGATCCGAATCCaacatacaatgaatataaaacCAGAAATAAGCTCTCAACAAACATCGTTCGAAAATATAACTCTTGTTGGCTCCAAACCACAGCGTTAATGGGTTCTGTTATAATACCAATATCagcaattttattaattaatattcttATAGTAATAAGAATGACATGCATTATTTGTCGAATGACTTCAGCTACTGATAATCTTCGTCCTTCTGGGGAAAGTCAGGGAAGAGAGAGAACGCCTGATTCCAAAGTTGAAGAATCTAGCATCCGTTCATCTCTCAAATTTTATGCTTTATTTCTGCCAGTCTTAGGCGTACCATGGGTTACTGGATATCTGGTAG GTGTGGAAAATAGAACGGCTTCTACAATGTTTATGTATGTAAATGTGTTACTCAATGGACTTCAGGGAGTTTTTCTTTTCATAATATACTGCTTTGTGACGTCGGAAACAAGAGATGCCATTGTTCGTTATTGGAACAGAAGAATGAATTCCCTACAG GTATTGCGATTTCCCCAATCATACAGTCCATCTTGTAACAGAAAATTTTCTAGATCACTATCAACAGGCGAAACCTGGATTAGAACGAAGAGCTTGGGACAAAAAACGCCAAGTCCTACAAAGGAAAGTTCAACAGTAGAACCCAGTTCATTATATTCTAAACAAGAATCAAATGTTTAA
- the LOC120344406 gene encoding uncharacterized protein LOC120344406 — MQDFFHSAIIITVIVYHCCFLQICEASCHQSRSRKLTSSKMRDVDRFFDELSTYKDTHPATFRICDNITVPIKLSPNSRESVFLNMLEIGNSILIRLRGFVRCIITEDRRQRDIYLNKLKRITISFEEEKRDAQVCVSRSTSVPSTPKSFCLACAKSFLDSIYVAKNLKRNPDWAQEYEKSLEHLLDCDKQHCTSTHIG, encoded by the exons ATGCAAGATTTCTTTCATTCTGCAATAATTATCACTGTGATTGTCTATCACTGTTGTTTTCTTCAAATTTGTGAGGCATCCTGTCATCAGTCAAGATCACGAAAACTTACATCTTCCAAAATGAGAGATGTTGATAGATTTTTTGACGAGTTGAGCACATATAAG GACACTCACCCAGCGACTTTCCGCATATGTGATAACATTAcg GTTCCTATAAAATTATCACCGAATTCCAGAGAAAGCGTGTTTTTGAATATGCTGGAAATAG GTAACTCAATTTTAATACGACTCAGAGGATTTGTTAGATGCATCATAACTGAAGATCGACGACAACGagatatttatttaaacaaactTAAACGTATTACAATATCCTTTGAAGAGGAAAAGAGGGACGCGCAG GTCTGCGTTTCACGGTCAACAAGCGTCCCTTCAACGCCGAAGTCGTTTTGTTTAGCTTGCGCTAAAAGCTTTTTGGACAGTATTTATGTAGCGAAGAATCTAAAACGGAATCCAGACTGGGCTCAAGAATACGAAAAGTCATTGGAACATTTACTGGATTGTGATAAACAGCATTGTACCAGTACACATATTGGGTAG